Part of the Aquimarina sp. MAR_2010_214 genome is shown below.
TCCTGAAGAAGTAGTCGATTGGAAATGGATGCCTATTGAAGCTGTTAAACATGATATATTAGCACATCCAGAACAATACACAGAATGGTTTAAAATTATTTTTGAGAAATTTTATTCATACATAACCATATGAGGATTAAAGCATGCAGAAAAGCTCATTTTAATGCAGCACATCGATTGTATAGAAAGGATTGGAGTGATGAAAAAAACCTTCAAATATTTGGGAAGTGTAGTAATCCAAAATATCACGGTCATAATTATGAACTTATCGTGGCTGTAATAGGGGAGACTGATCCAGAAACAGGTTTTTTGATGGATCTTAAGATTTTGAAAGAGTACATTAAGACCGAAGTTGAAGACTATATGGATCATAAAAATCTTAACGAAGAAGTCGAAGAGTTTGAGAGTTTAAACCCTACTGTAGAAAATATAGCCTTTGTGATCTGGAATAGATTGCGTAAAAAAATAGCTTCACAATATGATATTGAAGTGACACTATATGAAACGCCCCGCAATTTTGTAATCTATAAAGGAGAATAGAATATGGGGTTGAAAGTAGGGGATAAGGTTCCTGAGTTTATCGCTACGAATGATAAAGGAGAACAATTTTTGAGTTCTGATATTATCGAAAAAAAAAATCTGATACTTTATTTTTATCCTAAAAATTTTACTCCTGGTTGCACAAAAGAAGCCTGCGACTTTAGAGATAATTATGTGGATTTTGTAAATTTAGGTGTAGAAGTGATAGGTATAAGTACCGATAGTGTAAAATCACATGCAAGGTTTAAAAGTAAATATGCACTTCCCTTTATGTTTTTGTCTGATCCTAAAGGTGAATTACGAAAGCTTTTTGGTGTGAAATCAGAATTATTAGGATTACTACCAGGAAGAGAAACCTATGTGATAGATGAAAAAGGAATTATACGATTAAAATTTAATAGTATGAAAGCCTCAGAGCATGTAAGTAAAGTAATAAAAAAAATAAGAGAAATAGTAAATGAGTAACAAACTCTTTCTGAAAATAAAAATTTGGGAAGGAGACGTCTTTTACGTACTCATTATTGAATTGAAAACACTAATTTTGCAAAAAACAAATTAGATATGGCAAATAAGAGAGACCTTAAAAAAGATATAAACTACGTTTTAGGAGATATTATAGAAGAAGTTTATGTATGGGAACTAGAAAATCCAGGTAAAGAAAGTAAGTCTGGAGAAGCGATCATTGATGAGGCAATTACATCTTTTGATGGATTTATGGCTAGGGCTAATGAACGAAAACTTGAAAACCCTAAAAAACATTTTAAATCTCTTCGTGATGATTTAGAAAAAACTGCTAAGGCTTTAGTTGAAAAAGTAAATGCATTGTAAATTTTCTTTAAAAAATATTTGTAAAAACGGTTGTAGAAATTATATTTGCAACCGTTTTTGCCGATATAGCTCAGCTGGCTAGAGCAGCTGATTTGTAATCAGCAGGTCGTGGGTTCGAGTCCCTCTATCGGCTCTTAGAAAAAAAATCCTAAACTTATGTTTAGGATTTTTCTTTTTCTAAATAGAGAATGAATTCAAAATGTTTTAAAAAAAGAATAAATTATTCTGTTAAAAAAATCTAGATACAGCAGCCATTTGATGGATGATATGAGCATCCAGGAATATAAGTAGCACCACAACTAGGGTTGTTTAATGCCACATGAGAAGTTGTACAGCATCGTAATGCAGGGTTACAACATTTTCGAAGAATCGGAATACGACCACCTTTTATTCCTTTTTGTTCACTTTTTTTAAGACTTTTTGTTCCTTCTAAATTTACGATAGTTTTTAACATGATGTTTAGGTTTTAAGTTTCATCACTAAATTAAGGAAAATACATATCGATGATATACAGTAATACCTCAATTAACATTTTGTGATAAGGCATTTATACGAATGGATCGAACTCTTTTTCTAAAATCATAATTATTTGTTTTTAAGGGATTTCCAATTCGTGTTTGCCAATTTTTCCATTTCAGATTCATTTCCAATCCATGGTATAATTGTATTAAAAGGTTTGCCCTCCCAGTAATCATTGTAGAAGAGGTATAGTTTTTCATCGTCGATTCTAAATGTATTAGGGTCAACAGGTACCTTCTTGTTCATTTTTGCAACAGCAAAAGCACAATAACCATCAAATTGAGGAAGATACTGTGACGGATTAGCTTTGAAAGCTTTAAGATGTTCTGCATTTGCAAAATAGTAAGTGGCTTCATTGTGTGTAGTAGAAAACTCGATACTTCCTCTCATTGCTGTATTGGTTGTGAAGTAATTGACCACATCATATCCATTATTAGCAACATTATTTTTGTCCACGTTTACTTTTTGAGCTATTCCCAGACTCGTTCCAAGTATAGTAATTACTAGAATTAAGGTCATTTTTTTCATTGAAAATAATTTTATAGATTAATAATTAATACAAAAATAGAATCAATAATTGTATTTTTAGTATCTAAAAAACAATTATATTTGCTCAATAGTACAAAATTATGTTATGGATGTATTTAGTGATGTTTTGAAAAAAGTAAAATTATCGAGTGCTGTATATTTTAAATCAAATTTTTCTTCTCCATGGGGAATGGATATTCCTAAAGGGCCTTTCGCGCAGTTTCATATTGTAACACGGGGTCAATGTATACTTAAAACAAAAGATAAATCTATTCAGCTATTTGCGGGTGATATTGTTGTTTTTCCTTTAGGGACAAATCATTGGTTGGCAGATTTAGAGACAAGTAAACGACAAAACGGGCAGGATGTAGTGCGAGCTATTTTAAAAGGAAAACCTTTGTTTGAAGGAGATAATATAACTACAACATTAATATGTGGTCATTTTGAGTTTGATAGAAGTATAGAGCATCCTTTTATAAAAGAAATGCCTAAAATTATCCATATACCTGATGCAGAGAAAAAAGAATTCTCATGGTTGGAAAATATTGTTAACCTTATAATTCATGAAGCTGGAAATGAACAACCAGGAAGCCAGGTGATTGTAGATAAACTAGGTGAGGTTTTATTTATTCATACGTTAAGGGCCTATATTCAGAGAAACAAAGTCAAAAAAGGGTTTATAGCAGCTATGCAAGACGAACGGATAGGTAAGGTGCTAAAGGCTATTCATAGTGCTCCAGAAATGAATTGGAGATTGATTTCACTAGCTCGAGTCGCCGGAATGTCACGAACAAGCTTTAGTAATCAATTTAGGAATTTATTAGGAGAAACCCCATTGAATTATATCACACAATGGAGGATATTACAAGCAAAAGAACTTTTGATAGAGAGCAATAAGTCGGTAGGGGAGATAGCTAACGAAGTTGGTTATCAATCTGAAGCTGCTTTTAACAGAGTTTTTAAAAAGAGAGTAACTTTAACTCCTCTCAAATTTAGACAGTCTTTTTAACTATGACTTTTAGTGTTTTAAGCTTCCCCTTTTTTATGATTCATTTTTTAACTTTTACATATAGATATTTTCTTAATTTGTTAGATTATTAACCTTTAAATATATATCATAAAAAAAAGAATCTGAAGTCGTTAAAACTTAACAAAAAATCTATTTCTAAATTAGACTTAACGCAGGTTAAAGGAGGGGCAACTGGAGGTTGTGTGAGAATAATATCTTACGATAATACATACCCCGAAAAATATTGGCCATAAAATTTAGCGAACTTCGGTTCGTTTTTCTTTTTTATGATTTCAAGTTTTTTATATAATTCAATCTGGAATTTACTTAATAATCTACTTCCAAAAAATATTATTTCGGAAATCATAAAATGTTAGAATCTACAGAATTTTTGAGAATTATTCTTTGATATTGGCCTTTGCTTCTGCTTCTTTGGTTTTTCGATCAGCAATATATTTGATCAATTGTTTTCCGTATAAAGATTTTTTTACCTTAGGACTTAAAGAGCTGGCAACGGTATCCAGAAATTTTATATTGGCATCAAAAACCTCATTAAGTGTGATGTAAGGAGCCACTTCAAGTTTTCTGTTGGTTATAGCAAAATTAATAGTATATAGATATTTTTGACGCATTAAATTTTTGTATGCTTTATCATTTTCAATGAGTTTTTCATCATCTTTTTGCTTACTGGCTTCAAAATCTTCTTTGAGGATCCTAAGATTTCTTTCATTAAATCGTTTAAGCATTTTTTTGTATTCCATATACTTCGCTTGATTTTTCCCGCCCTTTATTCTTACATCATTTTCAAAATCAAGTAAATTAGTGGTTATAGTAATCTCTCCCGGTTCTACAAAAAAGTCAATACGATCATTATATTGTTTCCCATCTTTTTTATCAAGATATAGGTAATGAATTTCTGGTTCTACAACTTCTGATTTAAGTACAAATTCAGAATTACCATCAATACTTACAGAATCCACATTTACTAATAGAGTATCCTGTATTTTTTGTAAGTATACTTTTCCTTTTTTTAACCCTTTAATGTTACCTATTACTGTTACATTCCCTTTCTTAGTAGGCGAGCTGCAATTGGTTAATAATACAGTTAATAATAATAGAATAGAAAAATACTTCATGTACTGATTTTTGATTTTTAGTAGGGTCACAAAGATGCAAGTTTTATTTTAAATGAAACAAAAAAATAGATTCTAATGGTCAAAAACTAACTTTATTTTTTATTAGTTTCCTGAAGCTATTTGCATAAGGATAGTACATAAAATGGCACCATATGTTCCTACCACATATCCAAAAACGGCAAGAAGTACACCTACTGTTGCCAGAGAAGGATGAAATGCTGCTGCGACTACAGGTGCAGATGCTGCTCCTCCTATATTAGCTTTACTACCTACTGCGAGAAAAAAGTATGGAGCTTTAATCAATTTGGCCACTCCTATAAGAAGCAAGACATGTATAGCCATCCATACAAGCCCGATGGCGATAAGTCCCGGGTTTTCGAAAATCTTACCAATATCCATTTTCATTCCTATGGTAGCTACCAGAATATAGATAAAAATACTTCCTAGTTTACTAGCACCTGCTCCTTCATATTGTTTGACTTTGGTATAGGATAACAAAATTCCGATTGCTGTAGCAATGGTAATCATCCAAAAGAACTTAGAAGTAAATGAGGATAACGCAGAACTCTTATCGTTAAAGGCTTCAAAATTATCAGATAATAGATTAGAAATCCCTGCTGCTCCCCAATGTGCAATCCCCACTACGGTAAACGCAATAGAAAGCATAATGATATAATCGGTTAGAGATGGGGTTCGGGTTATGCTTTCTGCATAACTGGATACTTTTTGTTTTAAAGCTTCGATGGCACTGTTATCAGCTTTTAACCACCGATCGATTTTGTCACTCTTACCAATACCCAATAATAATATGGCCATCCATATATTGGCAACAACAATATCAACCAGTACCATTCCTCCATATTTTTCAGGATTATATTGATAAATTTCTAGCATAGCAGCTTGATTTGCACCTCCGCCAATCCAGCTACCGGCTAATGTAGATAAACCTCTCCAAATGGCATCAAATCCAGCTCCGCCAACAGTTTCTGGTGAAACGATAGAAATGAGTAGAATTGCAATAGGCCCTCCAATAATAACACCAAGGGTGCCTGTTAAAAACATAATTAATGCCTTAGGACCTAAATTAAAAATACTCTTGAGATCGATGCTTAATGTCATTAATACCAAAGATGCAGGGAGTAAAAACCTACTGGCAACATAATATACATTAGAAGATTTTTCTACTAATACTCCTTCTGCATTTAGTTCTTTCCATCCTGGAGAAATAATTCCTAACGAGTTGAATATGGCAGGTAATAAATAACAAAGTAGTAATGCAGGAACAAATTTATAAAAGGTTTTCCAGAAATTATTACTAATAGAAGATGTATAAAAAACTAGCCCTAAACAAAGCATTAGAATACCAAAAACTATGGTGTCATTTGTGAAAAAAGGAACGTTCTCCATTATTGATTATTTAGTTTAAAAAAAATACATCGCAAAATACATTTAATTTGGAGAAGACAAAAACAACATCAAAATAGTAATCTCTAGTCATTAATCCATTTTTTTAATATGATCTTTTGCTGCTCTGAAGCCTTAGGGTCTTGTTCTAAAATTATCTTCTCTATGGTAGGTTTGGTTACATTGGATTTGAGTGTCATAATCTCATTATTACGCTTAATTTTAAATGTAATTTTGTCTCCTATTTTCCATTTATTAGAATCACCAAACAGGTCGTATATATTATTAAGATTATATTCTTTTTTGTTAATACTTAGCAAAACATCTCCTTCTAAAATTCCAAGTTCTTTTAAAAAGCTATTAAATGGGATATCTGATGTGAAAATAACTTCCTTGGTAACCTCAGAACCTGTTACAAAAGGTTCTTGTTTGAAAATAAAATAAGAAGAAGGCTCATTTTTTATTCCATAAAGTACTCCGGCTTTATTAAGATAAAATTCATAATCAATAGGAGTATTGTTCATAACATGCGTTTGTAAAAATGCACTCACCTCTGGATATGAATCTTCTTTTATTGCTTCAATAAGTTCTTTGTCATCAAAAGGAACATCAATTCCATATCTAACCGATAAATTTTTTATTAGATCTAGTAATCCATAAATTCCATCACTTCTTTCACGCATTATAATATCCAGACACATAGAGATGAGCGCCCCTTTTTCATAAACATTTCTGTAGCTATTATGATAAGGATTGACCAAAATGTTTTTGCTCATAGTTGCAAAAGCTATAGAGTCATCAAATGAAGAAGAAGCTTCAATTTTACCAACGATTCGTTCAAAAAATTCATCTTTAGTAATAAGCCCTTGTGTAATTTGAAATAACATCGAAAAATACTCTGTAGTGCCCTCATATAACCACAAATGCTCAGACATTTTGGGGTTGTTATAATCAAAATTATGGATTTCTTTAGAATGGATGGTTAATGGTGTTACGATATGAAAAAACTCATGAGAAACAACATCAGTAAGTGCTTCATTAAGTTTTTCATGAGATAGTGATTCTGGCAATACGACTACTGTAGAAGTATTATGTTCTAGGGCTCCAAATCCTTGGGCATCATCAGATTTTGCAGAAGAAAGATAAAGTAATATACTATATTTTTTTGTAGAGTTAATATCACCCAGGAAATTTTTTTGTGCTCTAATCATACGCTCCATCTGAGACATTATTCTTGCTGCTTTGTGAGTTTTGTTTTTAGAGTAAACACTTAGAAGTACTTCTATATCATTAATTTTGAAGCTAGCTTTATCCGGACTAGAATACATGATAGGGTTATCTGCTACATCTGCATATCTTTTAAAAGCAAAGTAATCGATATCATTTTTAGAAGTATTCGATACATTTTCAAAAAGTATCTCTTCAACCGAAGTCGAAGCTTCCAAAAAAGAAGGGTGCTTAATAAATACTTTGTATTTATTTTCTTTCATCCCATCAAAGTAACCTATAAACGCATATAGATTTAAAATGAAATTTTTATCTTTTATAATATTAGATCCTGTTGGTGAGAAAATGTCATGAGAACTTTCAGAATCAAAAGTATCATTTACCCAATATGTAATTTTATCTAATTGCTTGGCATTGGTTATTTTCCAGCGATTGTCACCATGTTTTTGAACATAAATAGAATTACCCTGATGATCAAATGCTTTAAGATCATCAACATATTTGCCAAAGTTGTTATTCTGATATGTACCAGGTACAATTTTGGGTAAGTAGTAACTTATTGTATCCAGATTTAAGTTGTCTATTTGAATTTCTACCTTTACTTTATCATCTTTTACATTAACGAGATCAATAGAAGCACGTATCGTGGATATGTTTGTTGATGTAATGGGGTGCTGCTGTGCAGTTTTACAACCAGAAGCCAGGTTAAATAATGCAAATGCAAATACTAGGTTTTTTATGGTTCGAATCGTTCTTTGCACAGTTATAAAATGTTTTTTTGAATATACGTTGCTACTCCATTTTCTTTTCCCGAAAGCGTAATAGTATTTGCTACTTGTAAAGTTTCTGGTTTTGCATTTGCTACAGCAACACCAGTTCCTACTGCTTGAAGCATTGCAATATCATTATAATTATCTCCAAATGCAACTGCATCAGAAATAGGAATCTTATAATGTGTATTTAGCAGAATTTCTATGGCTGATAATTTTGAAATACTTTTGTGTGCAATCTCTATGTATGTTGGTTTAGAACGGTATAAATGAAGAGTGTCTTTGAAAGTGGCTTCTAAAAAAGCATAGGCTTGATCGATATAGGATTCTTCACCCATACACATAATCTTATGAGCTCCTTTGTGATGAGTTTTCCATTCTTGTATCACATGTTGGGTTGATTTTACTTCTGGATTTACTTTGGTATTATTTGCTTCTCGATTTGCCCAAAAATCCATCTCAGGTACAAACCAATCATTATTGTGATATAAACTTATATGAATTTTTTGATCCTTATTAAAATTATGTAACTCTTCTATGATATCTGGAGATATAAAAGTAGAATGAACTGGTTTTTGATTTATCAAAATTAATCCTCCATTATAACATATTATTGGTTGGTCTTTTATATCTAACTCTTCCTGTAGATGATACATAGCATCAGGCATTCTGGAAGAGATTAACACTATGGGGATAGTGTTCTTAATTCTCTTAATTTCTGAAATTGTAAGTTCAGAAAGCTCTCTTTCAGAATTTAATAGCGTTCCATCAATATCAGAGAATATAATGCGATGTGGCATTAGGCGTTTTGGATTAGGGTTATATAATTTTTTTAATGAACTATTGATTCACAAAGTTACTAATCCCGGTCAGAACTTCGGGCATTATTTTTCTAAAGGGTTCATTATATGATTTGTGATTTTCTAATCGCCCTCCTTTAATTTCTTTTAAAATATGGTTCATGCCTTGAACAAATAGGTATTCGGCTTGTGGTATAATCTCTTTAAATTTTTCTACTTGTATTAATTCTACCTGAATATCTTTATCACCATAAATCATGAGAACAGGCATTTCTAATTTTAAAATTTCTTCAGATGGATTATATTTCATCCAGGAACTCATAAATGGTTGTAAATTATATCTAAAAATAGACTCTAATGCGGGGTCATAACTGGTAGCTCTACCATTTTCTCTTAATTGTTTAAAAGCAACAGAAGCACTTTTATCCAGACCAGGAGCTTGCTTGGCAATTTGCTCTATAATTACCTGATCTATTGATATTGCATTTCCTGCTATAGAAATAAAACCATTTGCCCTTCCTTCGGCAGCAATCATACCCACTAGAGAACCTTGACCATGACCAGCAATAATGATTTTTTTATATTTTTCATTTTTATTGAAATAATCCAGTATTGATATCGCATCTTCAATATAGTGATCTAAAGAAATTTCATGCTCTTTAATTCCTAAACCATCCATTTTAAAAAGCCTTTTGTCATAGCGATAAGTTGCAATACCTTCTTTTGCAAGTTCATGGGATAGTTGCTTAAAAGTATCATTTTTAGACATTCGGTCATTGCCATCTCTATTAATGGCTCCAGCATCCATTATAAAAATAACCAAAGGAACATTATCTTCAGAATATGGTGTGACCAGTGAACCCTCTATATATCTATTGATTTTGACAACTGCAGAGTTAAATTCTTTTTCTTGTGCAAAACTCAATACAGTAATCAAGCTCATTAATAAATAAATTTTTCTCTTCATAGCGGCGTAGGATTTGTTTATAAAGCAAATAAGAAATGAATACTAATCAAATCGATATTGGCTAAACGTTTAATATGAATTGAATCGTGTTCTTTCGTTAAAGACAATATACATAAACAGGTAAAACGACAAATTTAGAAGCATATTTTGATTTGAGACGATTACTATTTGTTGTTTCTAATATTTTATTTAGGTGTAATTAATCATTTTTAACGAATCACTAACATACCCTTTTTTATCTTTGCTTCAAAATATATATAAATGAAACTTCAATATAAGTGGTTACTTGTTTTACTCATTATTTCTTTATCTGGATTTTCTGCAGATTATGACTGGGGGAAAACAGGACATAGAGCTACGGGTCAGATAGCAGATTCATATTTAACTAAGAAAGCAAAACGTAATATAGCAAAACTTCTTAATGGTCAAAGTCTTGCTTTGATTTCTACATTTGCCGATGACATTAAAAGTGATGAGAAGTATAGAGGATATAGCCCCTGGCATTATGTTAATTTTCCGTTTAACAAGAGGTATGGTGAAGAAAAACCTAGTGAACATGGTGATTTGATAAAAGGAATGAATACATGTATATCGGTATTAAAAGATGAGAAGTCATCTAAGGAAGATATTGTATTTCATCTTAAAATGTTAGTGCATTTTGTTGGTGATTTGCACCAACCACTTCATGTTGGTAGAGGAGAAGATAAAGGAGGGAATGATATTCAGGTACGTTGGTTTAGAGATGGATCTAACCTACATAGGGTTTGGGATAGTGATATGATAGATTATTACGGTATGAGTTATACAGAGTTATCTATAAATGAAACAATTTTGTCTAAAGATCAGATTAAGAGAATTCAAAGTGGTAGCATAGTAGACTGGGTTCATGAATCTCAAAAGCTTGCACAACAGGTTTATGGGTCAGCAAATGTAGGTGAAAAACTAGGCTATAAATATATGTATGATTATTTCCCAATGGTACGCAATCAATTGCAAAAAGGCGGAATACGACTGGCCAAAATATTAAATGAAATTTTTGGATAAAACTATTATTAGCTAATAGACATCTCGTTGCGATATTGTTTGGGAGACATCGAAAAATGCTTTTTAAAAGTTTTAGTAAGATGACTTTCATCTGTATATCCCAATTGATATGCAATTTCAGCAATAGTAAATTCGGTATGTTGTAAGCGATACTCGACCAGCTTCATTTTGTATTTTGTAACATACTGATGTATTGATTCACCTGTTTTTCTCTTAAAATATGTGCTAATTGAACTTTGAGACATATTAAATTTATTTGCCAAAAAATTAATCTTAGTAAGATCGTTGTCATACACATTTTGCCTAATGTGACTTAAGATTGAATCTATTTTGTTGTGAGAAACAAGGATGTTTTTTTGCTGTGAATTATATTTTTCAGCAATATTACGAACTATTATACTTAGGATAGTACTTATTGCATTAGAAATGATTTCTTGATAATACACTTTCTCATTTTTAAATTCTTCTAAAACAACATTATGGATGTCCCAAATGATATTTCGATCTTCTTCATGAGAAATTACGTCTCCTGGTATAATATTGGGTTGATGTAATAACTGCTCAATGCGTTGTAACCAATATTTCCTGTCAGGAAGATTTACTTTACTAGAAAACAAAAGTTCGGTAAACTTGAAATAAGTGAAATTAGTACGTTTTTCGATTTCGAAGTGGTGAGTATCTTCTGGTGCAAGTAAAAAGATATCATTTTCTTTATACGGAAACCGTATACCATTAATCGTATGATACCCATTTCCTTTTTCAATAAAAATTATTTCAAAATAATTATGATTATGAGGTTCCGCTTCCCATTGATCAATAGCATATTGATGTACTACAAAAGTCTCATTCAAGGTATAACGGGTCATAAACAATTCTTTAACATTTTAAAGTTACAAAAATAAAATCAATAAAACAGGAATTCTTTTATACAAGTGTTTTTGAACAAATATGTTTAATTATGTTGATAACTAATTGATTATGTCGTTTTTTTTACAAGTTATATGTAAAATTATACAAGAATCAGAATCAAGGTAAGATTTAAATTTGCCGCTCAAAATTTCACACAAATCTATCATGAAAATTAGAATTTATTTATATCACTTCATTAGAGTAACATTTGGAGTGTTGCTGGTATCGTATGGTACCTATAATGTAATTTGGTATTCTGAGTTTTTAGAACGGCTAGATATATATTTTGAGAGTGCTACAATATTGGATATTAGTTTTATAGAAGCTCTTGCTCCATTAGTGCCTTTTGAGGATTTTGTAATTGGAATGTTCCTGATTTTAGGAATTTTTACCAGAAAAACTTTAATCACTATCATCATACTATTCACTTTTTTTACTTTGTTTTTAGTTGATGCAGATTGCTTATTTTTTGCATTCATTCATCTTGCTCTTGGTGGTATTGCTATGTTATTACTAAAGAAAGATAATCATGATTTGAATTCTATAAGCCATGATAAAGATATATATCAAATTATATCTTAAAATTTAAAATAGCTACCTCTTTGCAGAGAGGTTTTTTTCATAGATTAATTTTGTTAGATGTTAAATAACGCCCTTACAGTTTTGTAAGGGTTTTTTTATTGAATTATCAGCCATTTTCTAAATTAATTTGAAGTGGGTAAAAAAACTATAGGTAAAGGTGTACCCAGTATATTAGGCCAAATTGAAGTAACAATCTAGTGACCAAAATTAATTTTGGAAAATTTAGACTAGCTTTTTTATGTGTAAGCATATGTATATGGACCGGAAAAAATAGAATGAGCATAAAAATTATGCTCCAGGCAGAAAATGTCTTAGTTAGTGTAAATAATAGACCAAAACTCACAAAAATCTCTGCAATACCACTTAAATAAACTAATAATCTATGATAAGGAATATATAAGGGCATTATTCTCATGAATACCTTAGGATAGATTAAATGAAAAATTCCTGAAAAACCAAAGATGAATGACAAGACGTATAGATGCCAACTCATTAAATCCCAGTAGCTTTTTCTTTACCAGCTTTACTTAGTACATTATTTTTGTTTCGAGTCATCATTTTAATAAAACTTATTTTCCTAAAACGCAGAGCGTTCCAATCTGTATTAATAGAAACTTGATTTATGGGTTGGAGGTTATAATCTCCAAGAACTCCCCAACCGTAATCTCTATTAATTAATGAAGTATATTTTTTAGAGTTTTTTTTAGGATATGCAAACCAAAGTATAGCATCTCCTACTAGTTTTGGATATACGGTTTCTATACGATTTTCTATTTGCTTTTTTTCTGTAACAAATATAATGGCAAAATCAACTTTTGATACTTGAATCAGAGATTCTTTAACATTTACACCTTTAAGGCAATCAAGGTCTTTACAAAACCCTTCAGGTTCATTAAGAATCAATATTTCATCCAGTGAGAATGGTAATTGTAATTTTTTAAAGAGCGTTGTCATGAGAATAAAATTTAGAACTAGACTTGTGTCTCTTAAAGATACGAAAAAAACTTGTCATTTTATTTGTAAGATATTTTAATGAAGGATTGCAAATTAATAAAAATCAGATTTTTACATAGATTTGATGATATATAATTATTGTTTGTTGTATAACAATAAAAACAATGTACCCTGGCGGTGGCGGAAATGATATTTGTGAAGGAGTGGCTCATTGATCTAGTTCACAAAATTATCAAATACTCAAGATGTGCAGCACCTTAACGATGTAGTAAAAAACTAAAATTTTATACTACTCTTTTATAATTTTATCTCTTTAGCATTATCAGGAGTCTCAAAAATAGAACCTTCGTCTTCTAGAAAAGTAATATCTGTAATAATTGCTTCTCCCAATTCATTAGTTATTCCTTTTTCTTCGGTCCAACCATAAAACTTCCACTTAGTAGCAAAAGGGATTCCTTCTACGGTTTTAAAATCCTGAAATTGTATAATAT
Proteins encoded:
- a CDS encoding S1/P1 nuclease; amino-acid sequence: MKLQYKWLLVLLIISLSGFSADYDWGKTGHRATGQIADSYLTKKAKRNIAKLLNGQSLALISTFADDIKSDEKYRGYSPWHYVNFPFNKRYGEEKPSEHGDLIKGMNTCISVLKDEKSSKEDIVFHLKMLVHFVGDLHQPLHVGRGEDKGGNDIQVRWFRDGSNLHRVWDSDMIDYYGMSYTELSINETILSKDQIKRIQSGSIVDWVHESQKLAQQVYGSANVGEKLGYKYMYDYFPMVRNQLQKGGIRLAKILNEIFG
- a CDS encoding Cof-type HAD-IIB family hydrolase encodes the protein MPHRIIFSDIDGTLLNSERELSELTISEIKRIKNTIPIVLISSRMPDAMYHLQEELDIKDQPIICYNGGLILINQKPVHSTFISPDIIEELHNFNKDQKIHISLYHNNDWFVPEMDFWANREANNTKVNPEVKSTQHVIQEWKTHHKGAHKIMCMGEESYIDQAYAFLEATFKDTLHLYRSKPTYIEIAHKSISKLSAIEILLNTHYKIPISDAVAFGDNYNDIAMLQAVGTGVAVANAKPETLQVANTITLSGKENGVATYIQKNIL
- a CDS encoding AraC family transcriptional regulator codes for the protein MTRYTLNETFVVHQYAIDQWEAEPHNHNYFEIIFIEKGNGYHTINGIRFPYKENDIFLLAPEDTHHFEIEKRTNFTYFKFTELLFSSKVNLPDRKYWLQRIEQLLHQPNIIPGDVISHEEDRNIIWDIHNVVLEEFKNEKVYYQEIISNAISTILSIIVRNIAEKYNSQQKNILVSHNKIDSILSHIRQNVYDNDLTKINFLANKFNMSQSSISTYFKRKTGESIHQYVTKYKMKLVEYRLQHTEFTIAEIAYQLGYTDESHLTKTFKKHFSMSPKQYRNEMSIS
- a CDS encoding alpha/beta hydrolase; amino-acid sequence: MKRKIYLLMSLITVLSFAQEKEFNSAVVKINRYIEGSLVTPYSEDNVPLVIFIMDAGAINRDGNDRMSKNDTFKQLSHELAKEGIATYRYDKRLFKMDGLGIKEHEISLDHYIEDAISILDYFNKNEKYKKIIIAGHGQGSLVGMIAAEGRANGFISIAGNAISIDQVIIEQIAKQAPGLDKSASVAFKQLRENGRATSYDPALESIFRYNLQPFMSSWMKYNPSEEILKLEMPVLMIYGDKDIQVELIQVEKFKEIIPQAEYLFVQGMNHILKEIKGGRLENHKSYNEPFRKIMPEVLTGISNFVNQ